A genomic window from Prunus persica cultivar Lovell chromosome G2, Prunus_persica_NCBIv2, whole genome shotgun sequence includes:
- the LOC18786395 gene encoding transcription factor bHLH13 produces MVPVPKKDSSCFAALSNQFLMIPFCMPKLMKIEMGLGGGVWNDGDKAMVAAVLGTRAFDYLISSSVSSNENSCMGIGTDENLHNKLSDLVEPPNASNFSWNYAIFWQISRSKSGDWALCWGDGSCREPKEGEESEATRNLNLRLEDETQQTMRKIVLQKLHTLFGSSDEYNGALGLDRVTDTEMFLLASMYFSFPRGEGGPGKCFASGKHVWLSDLLKSGSDYCVRSFLAKSAGVQTIVLVPTDVGVVELGSVRCVGESLELLQSIRSLFSTQSSLTRSKPLTGFPVMGKRRDENAQLTNLSPVERGEGVPKIFGQDLNSGNSGRPRYREKLAVRKVEERPWDVYSNGNRIAFSSPRNGIQVSSWPHIHDAKQGSPTEMYASQSPVNNIQELVNGVRDDFRLNHYQPQKQVPMQIDFSGATSRPSVVARPVGADSENSDAEAPCKEERPGTADERRPRKRGRKPANGREEPLNHVEAERQRREKLNQRFYALRAVVPNISKMDKASLLGDAIAYINELQAKLKMMEADRENLGGTSRDASALGANPGISMENQSQAPDVDIQAVHDEVVVRVSCPLDSHPASRVIQAFKEGQITVVESKLAAADDTVFHTFVIKSQGSEPLTKEKLIAAFSRESNSLQSLSSVG; encoded by the exons ATGGTTCCAGTGCCAAAGAAGGACTCTTCTTGCTTTGCTGCCTTATCCAATCAATTCCTCATGATCCCATTTTGCATGCCGAAACTG ATGAAGATTGAGATGGGTTTAGGAGGTGGGGTTTGGAATGATGGAGATAAGGCTATGGTTGCTGCAGTTTTAGGCACTCGAGCTTTCGATTACTTGATATCGAGCTCGGTTTCTTCGAATGAGAATTCGTGCATGGGTATAGGGACTGATGAAAATTTGCACAATAAGCTCTCGGATCTTGTGGAGCCTCCGAATGCTTCAAATTTTAGCTGGAATTATGCAATTTTCTGGCAAATTTCAAGGTCCAAGTCTGGTGATTGGGCTTTGTGTTGGGGGGATGGTTCTTGTAGAGAGCCTAAGGAGGGTGAAGAGTCTGAAGCCACAAGAAATCTCAATCTTAGGCTTGAGGATGAGACCCAGCAGACGATGAGGAAGATAGTGCTTCAGAAGTTGCACACTTTGTTTGGGAGCTCAGATGAGTATAATGGTGCTCTTGGATTAGACCGGGTCACTGATACAGAGATGTTCTTGCTTGCTTCCATGTATTTTTCGTTTCCAAGAGGAGAAGGGGGCCCTGGCAAGTGCTTTGCGTCCGGGAAGCATGTCTGGCTCTCGGACTTGTTGAAATCGGGGTCAGATTATTGTGTTCGATCATTTCTTGCTAAGTCTGCTGGAGTTCAGACAATTGTTTTAGTCCCAACAGATGTGGGTGTCGTTGAATTGGGTTCAGTGAGATGTGTAGGGGAGAGTTTAGAGTTGTTGCAATCCATAAGGTCACTGTTTTCGACTCAGTCCTCGCTCACGAGGTCTAAGCCCCTGACAGGGTTCCCCGTGATGGGAaagaggagagatgaaaatgcCCAGCTAACTAATTTGAGCCCTGTGGAGAGAGGGGAAGGAGTTCCCAAAATTTTTGGGCAAGATTTGAACTCAGGGAACTCAGGCCGGCCTCGTTATAGAGAGAAACTTGCCGTTAGAAAGGTGGAGGAGAGGCCGTGGGATGTGTACTCAAATGGGAACAGGATTGCATTTTCAAGTCCTCGAAATGGTATTCAAGTTTCAAGTTGGCCGCATATTCATGATGCGAAACAGGGGAGCCCAACTGAGATGTATGCTTCTCAAAGTCCTGTGAATAATATACAGGAGCTTGTTAATGGGGTCAGGGATGATTTTCGTCTCAACCATTATCAACCACAGAAGCAGGTACCCATGCAAATTGACTTTTCTGGGGCAACTTCAAGGCCTTCTGTGGTTGCGCGACCCGTTGGTGCTGATTCTGAGAACTCAGATGCTGAAGCTCCATGCAAGGAAGAGCGGCCAGGCACAGCTGATGAAAGGAGGCCGCGAAAACGGGGCAGGAAGCCTGCAAATGGAAGAGAAGAACCCCTCAATCATGTGGAGGCAGAGAGGCAGCGGCGTGAGAAGCTGAACCAGCGGTTTTATGCTTTACGAGCTGTTGTACCCAACATATCCAAGATGGACAAAGCATCCTTGTTGGGAGATGCCATTGCTTACATCAATGAGCTCCAGGCGAAGCTTAAGATGATGGAAGCAGATAGGGAGAACCTCGGGGGCACTTCAAGAGATGCGTCAGCTTTGGGGGCAAATCCAGGTATCAGTATGGAAAACCAGAGCCAGGCACCTGATGTTGATATTCAAGCCGTGCATGATGAGGTTGTTGTAAGGGTGAGCTGCCCTTTGGATTCCCACCCTGCATCAAGAGTCATCCAAGCATTCAAAGAGGGACAAATCACCGTTGTTGAGTCAAAACTTGCCGCAGCAGACGATACTGTGTTTCATACGTTTGTCATAAAATCTCAGGGATCCGAGCCGTTGACGAAGGAAAAGTTGATTGCAGCATTTTCCCGGGAATCCAACTCCTTACAGTCATTGTCATCGGTTGGGTAG
- the LOC18787505 gene encoding protein DEFECTIVE IN MERISTEM SILENCING 3 has translation MSRPNHHQQQINLEIKRHEDNIKFLQSEINRLSESILDLQVSLGKHLPANGTGTTNESSTTLAEKDETEQILRHEKSAASLLCRLNLLKSPHTTQALNLALTKDVLGIVGIVATLGRVDDDNLSRLLSEYLGLETMLAIVCRTYEGVKVLEKYDADGTIISTAGIHGLGSSIGKSIKGRFLVICLEDLSPYVGGFVADDPQRKLSLPKPKLPNGECPPGFLDYAVNTINLDDKNLDCLTSGGHGLRETLFYSLFSRLQIYRTRAEMRLALPCINDGALSLDGGVIKKSGVFILGSRKDIEVKFPATSVESSMSAKYLETEDMIKKLKWERSHVTEDMQREQELLDFAKTNFTRQV, from the exons ATGTCTAGACCAAACCACCACCAGCAACAG ATTAATCTAGAAATCAAGCGGCATGAagataatattaaatttctgCAGAGTGAGATAAACCGCTTGAGTGAATCTATACTTGATTTGCAAG TGAGTCTTGGAAAGCATCTCCCAGCCAATGGAACTGGAACAACAAATGAAAGCAGCACTACTCTTGCTGAGAAGGATGAAACAGAACAGATATTGCGGCATGAGAAATCTGCAGCTAGCTTATTGTGCAGGCTGAACCTGTTGAAATCTCCTCACACGACTCAGGCTTTGAATTTGGCTCTGACAAAGGATGTTCTGGGTATTGTTGGCATTGTTGCCACCCTTGGCAGAGTCGATGATGACAACCTTAGCAG GCTTCTCTCAGAATACTTGGGACTGGAAACGATGCTAGCAATTGTATGCAGGACGTATGAAGGTGTTAAGGTTCTAGAGAAGTATGATGCGGATGGCACAATAATCAGCACTGCCGGTATACATGGGCTAGGATCTTCTATTGGGAAGAGCATAAAAGGGCGGTTTCTTGTTATATGTCTTGAAGATTTAAG cCCATATGTTGGGGGATTTGTAGCTGATGACCCACAAAGGAAGCTTTCtcttccaaaaccaaaactacCAAATGGGGAGTGTCCGCCTGGCTTTCTTGATTATGCAGTGAACACAATCAATTTGGATGACAAAAACTTGGATTGTCTCACCAGCGGTGGGCATGGTCTCAGAGAGACACTATTCTATAGCCTCTTTTCTCGCCTCCAAATATATAGAACCAGAGCGGAGATGCGTCTTGCTCTGCCATGCATAAATGATGGAGCACTGTCTTTAGATGGCGGGGTTATTAAAAAGAGTGGCGTGTTCATCCTGGGAAGCAG GAAAGATATAGAGGTCAAATTTCCTGCAACCTCCGTAGAATCTAGTATGTCTGCAAAATACCTTGAAACTGAGGATATGATCAAGAAGCTGAAATGGGAGCGATCTCATGTTACCGAGGATATGCAAAGAGAACAAGAATTGTTGGACTTCGCTAAGACAAACTTCACCAGACAAGTGTGA
- the LOC18786720 gene encoding uncharacterized protein LOC18786720, translating to MDSESRRKIEDTVLDILRKTNLEEMTEFKVRKVTSEQLGIDFSDTEHKSFVRSVIERFLLSSPEPKVNAREELMETNVQEEPGTRSKKEVTEDGHRVICKLSNRKTVVINDFKEKTYVSFREFYQKDGKQLPTAKGISLPSEQWAAFKKSVPAIEEAVKKMESKIRSELDSKRTENGKQTEDGKQTGDGVQTEIMSNSLNGIAPQQLVTIETSRFDGKNYPFWVEQMELQLKQLKIAYVLFEPCPSSMLGPEASSEEIAHSKAADRKWVNDDSVCRRGILNALSDDLFYLYSKKTMTAKELWEDLKLIYLFEQFGTDRTRVKKYIEFVMLEGKSIVEQVENFNRLADSIVGSGMMIEEKFHVSVIISKLPPSWKDVCIKLMREEHLPFAMLMERLRVEEEMRVRENQGAPFNLVGDLARKYAPRQRDMKPRSMQWKRQELETNGKVICQVCGKKGHISQHCRYRNRKDDKEGNDKDHEGNGSMPTSMEVNMSERAAE from the exons ATGGACTCTGAAAGTCGACGGAAAATCGAGGATACGGTTTTGGACATATTGAGGAAAACCAACTTGGAGGAGATGACTGAGTTCAAAGTCCGAAAGGTAACCTCGGAGCAACTTGGAATCGATTTCTCTGATACAGAGCACAAGAGCTTCGTGAGAAGCGTGATCGAAAGGTTCCTGCTTTCGTCTCCGGAGCCCAAGGTGAACGCTCGGGAGGAGCTCATGGAGACGAATGTGCAAGAAGAGCCGGGCACGAGGTCGAAGAAGGAGGTGACTGAGGATGGACACCGTGTTATTTGCAAG CTATCTAACAGGAAAACTGTGGTGATTAACGATTTCAAAGAGAAAACTTACGTGTCCTTCAGAGAATTTTATCAAAAAGATGGAAAGCAACTTCCTACTGCCAAAG GAATTAGCTTGCCAAGTGAACAATGGGCAGCGTTCAAAAAGAGTGTCCCTGCAATAGAGGAAGCCGTTAAAAAGATGGAATCAAAGATAAG ATCTGAACTTGACAGTAAACGAACTGAAAATGGTAAGCAAACTGAAGATGGTAAGCAAACTGGAGACGGTGTGCAAACTGAAATCATGTCTAATTCATTAAATGGTATTGCTCCTCAACAACTTGTTACCATTGAGACTAGCCGTTTTGATGGGAAAAACTACCCATTCTGGGTGGAACAGATGGAGCTTCAGTTGAAGCAATTAAAGATTGCATATGTGCTCTTTGAGCCATGCCCAAGCAGTATGCTTGGCCCGGAAGCAAGTAGTGAAGAAATTGCTCATTCAAAGGCTGCTGACCGGAAATGGGTGAATGATGATTCCGTGTGTCGTCGTGGCATCTTAAACGCTCTTTCTGATGATCTGTTTTATCTTTACTCAAAGAAAACCATGACTGCTAAAGAGCTGTGGGAAGATCTAAAGCTAATATATCTTTTTGAGCAATTTGGAACAGATAGAACTCGAGTTAAAAAGTACATTGAATTTGTGATGCTCGAGGGGAAATCAATTGTGGAGcaagttgaaaattttaataggCTTGCTGATTCCATTGTGGGTTCTGGAATGATGATTGAGGAAAAATTTCATGTCAGTGTCATCATCTCCAAACTCCCCCCGTCTTGGAAGGATGTGTGCATTAAGTTGATGCGTGAGGAACATCTACCTTTTGCAATGTTGATGGAACGTTTGAGGGTTGAAGAAGAGATGCGTGTTAGGGAGAACCAGGGAGCACCTTTTAACCTAGTAGGTGATCTAGCAAGGAAGTATGCACCAAGGCAAAGAGATATGAAGCCGCGAAGTATGCAATGGAAGAGGCAAGAATTGGAGACAAATGGCAAAGTTATTTGCCAAGTTTGTGGCAAGAAGGGGCACATCTCTCAACATTGTCGTTATCGTAACAGGAAGGATGACAAGGAAGGTAATGATAAGGACCATGAGGGAAATGGATCAATGCCTACAAGTATGGAGGTCAACATGTCTGAGAGGGCAGCGGAATAG
- the LOC18787141 gene encoding cytochrome P450 703A2, with protein sequence MDLDTSHITLIFAAIIACIIYQRLKCRSSPKPQKLPPGPPRWPILGNLLQLGPLPHRDLASLCDKYGPLVYLKLGSVDAITTNDPEIIREILLKQDEVFASRPRTLAAVHLAYGCGDVALAPFGPRWKRMRRICMEHLLTTKRLDSFTRHRAEEAQHLVRDVWAMAQTGKAVNLRDVLGGFSMNNVTRMLLGKQYFGAGSAGPQEAMEFMHITHELFWLLGLIYLGDYLPIWRWVDPYGCEKKMREVEKRVDDFHTNIIEEHRRRAREEKGKKTRGQEGGEMDFVDVLLSLPGEDGKGHMDDVEIKALIQDMIAAATDTSAVTNEWAMAEVIKHPHVLRKIQEELDSVVGPKRMVNESDLAHLNYLRCVVRETFRMHPAGPFLIPHESLRATWIDGYHIPAKTRVFINTHGLGRNTKIWDNVEEFRPERHWLADGSRVEISHGADFKILPFSAGKRKCPGAPLGVTLVLMALARLFHGFDWAPPDGLRPQDIETKEVYGMTMPKAQPLMAIAKPRLPNHMYH encoded by the exons ATGGATTTAGACACCTCTCATATAACTCTCATTTTTGCAGCCATCATTGCCTGCATCATATACCAAAGGCTGAAATGCAGATCTTCACCCAAACCCCAAAAGCTTCCTCCGGGCCCACCTAGGTGGCCAATCTTGGGCAACCTGCTTCAGCTGGGCCCATTGCCACATAGGGACCTAGCCTCTTTATGTGACAAATATGGGCCTCTGGTCTACCTAAAACTTGGTAGCGTTGATGCCATCACAACCAATGACCCAGAAATCATCCGGGAAATACTTCTCAAACAAGATGAGGTTTTTGCATCCAGACCAAGAACTCTTGCTGCTGTTCATTTGGCCTATGGGTGTGGTGACGTGGCACTTGCCCCTTTCGGCCCGCGGTGGAAGCGAATGAGGAGGATATGCATGGAGCACTTGCTGACAACGAAGCGGCTGGACTCTTTCACACGGCATCGGGCTGAAGAGGCCCAACACCTTGTTCGAGATGTTTGGGCCATGGCCCAGACGGGAAAGGCGGTGAACTTGAGGGACGTGTTGGGTGGGTTTTCTATGAACAATGTGACTAGGATGCTACTTGGGAAGCAGTATTTTGGGGCTGGGTCGGCAGGCCCACAAGAGGCCATGGAGTTCATGCACATAACCCATGAGTTGTTTTGGTTGTTGGGGTTGATATATTTGGGTGATTACTTGCCAATTTGGAGGTGGGTGGATCCTTATGGGtgtgagaagaaaatgagggAAGTGGAGAAAAGAGTGGATGATTTTCACACCAACATTATTGAAGAACATAGGAGGAGGGCAAGGGaggagaagggaaaaaaaactagagGGCAGGAAGGAGGAGAAATGGACTTCGTTGATGTTTTGTTGTCTTTGCCAGGTGAGGATGGGAAAGGACACATGGATGATGTGGAAATCAAAGCTCTAATTCAG GATATGATAGCCGCTGCCACGGACACTTCAGCTGTGACCAACGAATGGGCAATGGCTGAGGTGATCAAGCATCCACACGTACTTCGTAAGATCCAAGAAGAGCTCGATTCCGTCGTCGGTCCAAAACGAATGGTCAACGAATCGGACCTAGCCCACCTTAACTACCTACGATGCGTTGTACGCGAAACCTTTCGCATGCACCCAGCTGGACCCTTCCTCATCCCGCACGAATCACTTCGTGCCACGTGGATCGACGGATACCACATACCCGCCAAGACACGTGTCTTCATCAATACTCATGGACTAGGCCGAAACACCAAGATATGGGACAATGTGGAGGAGTTTAGACCCGAGAGGCATTGGCTTGCTGATGGGAGCCGAGTTGAGATTAGCCATGGAGCCGATTTCAAGATCTTGCCATTCAGTGCTGGAAAGAGGAAGTGTCCCGGCGCGCCACTTGGAGTGACTCTGGTTTTGATGGCATTGGCTCGGCTTTTTCATGGTTTTGATTGGGCCCCACCAGATGGGTTGAGGCCTCAAGATATTGAAACCAAAGAGGTTTATGGGATGACCATGCCCAAGGCCCAACCTTTGATGGCCATTGCTAAGCCTCGCTTGCCTAACCATATGTACCATTAG